In Vicinamibacteria bacterium, one DNA window encodes the following:
- a CDS encoding alpha/beta hydrolase, which produces MSRNKKLHTMLVLAGLAAASPLRSGQERSMTQDPTLNNLVHPKGYETAPPNTFGHVEKRGTGPVPMVLIPGGGFSWSVFEPFMKNHDKDYTMYAVTLAGMGGTKAPPMPPEGTSYGEQTWIRGGLRALLDLIAKEKLDRPVVGGHFLEGSQIGLRVAIDHPELVRGVILFAGTAVMTLPNMSPSLEERIRYQDERMAPNWFKTVTLETWNDNNFPPRSYSLDPERGAHLFDQVSHGPLPVYIRYLLEFWASDVSLEFGDIAAPVLVLTPGFPEQMLEDEATKWLRYYFLDTWNGVEKNPLLERRTIEDAAIFVWLDQPELVEKEVARFVGSLANR; this is translated from the coding sequence ATGTCGAGAAACAAGAAGCTTCACACCATGTTGGTTCTGGCCGGCCTGGCGGCCGCGAGTCCCCTGCGCTCCGGCCAAGAGCGCTCCATGACGCAGGATCCCACCCTGAATAATCTGGTGCATCCGAAAGGCTACGAAACGGCCCCGCCGAACACTTTCGGGCACGTCGAGAAACGCGGAACGGGCCCGGTTCCCATGGTCCTTATTCCCGGCGGCGGCTTCAGCTGGAGCGTCTTCGAGCCGTTCATGAAGAATCACGACAAGGATTACACGATGTATGCCGTCACCCTCGCGGGCATGGGAGGCACGAAAGCCCCACCCATGCCCCCGGAGGGAACGAGCTACGGAGAGCAGACCTGGATCCGCGGAGGTCTCAGAGCTCTCCTCGACTTGATCGCAAAGGAGAAGCTCGATCGGCCCGTGGTTGGCGGACACTTTCTCGAGGGAAGCCAGATCGGGCTTCGAGTGGCAATCGACCATCCCGAGCTCGTCCGCGGCGTCATCCTCTTCGCCGGCACCGCAGTCATGACACTCCCGAACATGTCGCCGAGCCTCGAAGAGCGCATCCGTTACCAGGACGAGCGGATGGCCCCGAACTGGTTCAAGACCGTTACCCTGGAGACGTGGAACGACAACAACTTTCCGCCGCGAAGCTACTCGCTCGACCCGGAGCGGGGTGCCCATCTGTTCGATCAGGTCTCACACGGCCCGCTCCCCGTCTACATCCGCTATCTGCTGGAGTTCTGGGCTTCCGATGTCTCCCTGGAGTTCGGCGACATCGCAGCCCCGGTGCTCGTTCTCACTCCCGGTTTCCCCGAGCAAATGCTCGAGGACGAGGCGACCAAATGGCTCCGGTACTATTTTCTCGACACCTGGAACGGCGTCGAGAAGAACCCGCTCTTGGAGCGACGCACGATCGAAGATGCGGCGATATTCGTGTGGCTCGACCAGCCCGAGCTCGTCGAGAAGGAAGTCGCCCGGTTTGTCGGCTCGCTCGCCAACCGATGA